A DNA window from Rhizobium jaguaris contains the following coding sequences:
- a CDS encoding type II toxin-antitoxin system ParD family antitoxin — protein sequence MNVSIGERLEKFVERAVKEGRYGSASEVVREGLRLVEEREAKLASLRRTLEASIAAGGDISDEELGAALDAKAAELAKEGY from the coding sequence ATGAATGTCTCTATCGGAGAGCGTCTGGAAAAATTCGTCGAGAGAGCCGTGAAAGAAGGACGCTATGGTTCCGCGAGCGAGGTGGTGCGCGAAGGTCTGCGACTCGTCGAGGAACGCGAAGCAAAACTTGCTTCGCTACGCCGCACTTTGGAGGCGTCGATTGCCGCAGGCGGCGATATCTCCGATGAGGAGCTCGGTGCAGCTTTGGATGCTAAAGCTGCTGAGCTCGCCAAAGAAGGGTATTGA
- a CDS encoding type II toxin-antitoxin system RelE/ParE family toxin, with amino-acid sequence MARLRYTRDAQSDILNILTFITHESGSQKIALKFTTSLRRKCSDLASLPGHMGRPRPELRHDMRSFVFRSYIIFFHYIDDVFEVLNVLEGHRDLDSHFHQED; translated from the coding sequence GTGGCGCGGCTTCGTTACACGAGAGACGCGCAAAGCGACATTCTCAATATCCTGACATTTATCACGCATGAGAGCGGTAGTCAGAAGATAGCTTTGAAATTTACGACCTCATTACGCCGCAAATGTTCTGATCTTGCGTCGCTTCCGGGCCATATGGGACGTCCTAGGCCTGAACTTAGACATGATATGCGTAGCTTTGTCTTTCGGAGCTACATAATCTTCTTTCATTATATCGACGATGTTTTTGAAGTCTTGAATGTACTCGAAGGCCATCGCGATCTCGACAGCCATTTCCATCAAGAGGATTGA
- a CDS encoding peroxiredoxin produces MTIAVGDKLPAATFKEKTADGPVELTTDQLFAGKRVVLFAVPGAFTPTCSLNHLPGYLENRDAILAKGVDDIAVVAVNDWHVMGAWAQSSGGMGKIHFLADWDGSFTKALGLDIDLSAGGLGIRSKRYSILVEDGVVKALNIEESPGQAIVSGAAAMIEQL; encoded by the coding sequence ATGACCATCGCTGTCGGCGATAAACTGCCCGCCGCCACGTTCAAGGAAAAGACCGCTGACGGTCCGGTTGAACTCACCACCGATCAGCTTTTCGCCGGCAAGCGCGTCGTGCTCTTCGCCGTTCCCGGCGCCTTTACGCCGACCTGTTCGCTGAACCATCTGCCGGGCTATCTGGAAAACCGTGATGCCATCCTCGCCAAGGGCGTCGACGACATCGCCGTGGTTGCCGTCAACGATTGGCATGTCATGGGCGCCTGGGCGCAATCTTCGGGCGGCATGGGCAAGATCCATTTCCTCGCCGACTGGGACGGCTCTTTCACCAAGGCGCTCGGCCTCGATATCGACCTCTCCGCCGGCGGCCTCGGCATTCGCTCCAAGCGCTATTCGATACTGGTGGAAGACGGCGTGGTGAAAGCGCTCAACATCGAGGAAAGCCCCGGCCAGGCAATCGTGTCGGGCGCGGCGGCGATGATCGAGCAGCTTTAG
- a CDS encoding protein-disulfide reductase DsbD domain-containing protein encodes MIGKLSFAPLLTTLLGTLAAAILTDGTAAHAAMSGWIDNEGGRMRLVALAPDAQGHIRAALQIEPAPGWITYWREPGESGIPPQVSPAPGSGVTLEKTSYPTPKPITVGVIQEIGYDAPVTLPLEFRVNGKQPATLDLTAFIGLCKDICIPFQAQFSLPLSDAGQSAPHEQALLDAANALLPQAPSPDFAVENHGLSADAKTLSLRLTLPEANGEAPLIYLTGPAGYVFFKQANGKRDGKTFATEIAIGKLPKNYDIKGKSWGILVVDGERAMETTLAFE; translated from the coding sequence ATGATCGGAAAACTCTCCTTCGCTCCCCTGTTGACAACGCTGCTCGGAACGCTCGCGGCCGCAATACTGACTGACGGCACCGCCGCCCATGCGGCCATGAGCGGCTGGATAGACAATGAGGGCGGACGCATGCGGCTAGTGGCCCTGGCGCCGGACGCTCAGGGCCATATCCGCGCCGCGCTGCAGATCGAGCCGGCGCCCGGCTGGATCACCTATTGGCGTGAGCCCGGCGAAAGCGGTATTCCGCCACAGGTGAGCCCGGCGCCCGGAAGCGGCGTCACGTTGGAAAAGACCAGCTATCCGACACCCAAGCCGATCACCGTTGGCGTAATCCAGGAAATCGGCTATGACGCGCCGGTGACCTTGCCGCTCGAGTTCCGCGTCAATGGCAAACAGCCGGCGACACTCGACCTCACCGCCTTCATCGGGCTCTGCAAGGACATCTGCATCCCCTTCCAGGCCCAATTTTCGCTGCCGCTATCGGACGCCGGCCAGTCAGCTCCGCATGAGCAAGCCCTGCTGGACGCCGCCAATGCGTTGCTGCCGCAAGCCCCTTCCCCGGACTTTGCCGTCGAAAATCACGGACTTTCGGCAGATGCGAAGACCCTTTCGCTGCGCCTGACGCTGCCGGAAGCAAACGGCGAAGCGCCGCTAATCTATCTGACCGGCCCGGCCGGTTATGTCTTTTTCAAACAGGCCAACGGCAAACGCGACGGCAAGACTTTTGCGACCGAAATCGCCATCGGCAAGCTTCCGAAGAACTACGATATCAAAGGAAAAAGCTGGGGCATCCTCGTCGTCGACGGTGAACGCGCCATGGAAACCACGCTTGCGTTCGAATAG
- a CDS encoding CsbD family protein, translated as MGSMSDKASGKANEMAGKAKQVVGKATKSKSMQAEGTAQKAKGKAQVAVGKAKDKAKGAVGRM; from the coding sequence ATGGGCAGCATGAGTGACAAGGCATCCGGCAAAGCCAACGAGATGGCTGGTAAGGCCAAACAGGTTGTCGGCAAGGCCACGAAGAGCAAGAGCATGCAGGCCGAAGGCACGGCCCAGAAAGCTAAGGGTAAGGCTCAAGTGGCGGTTGGCAAGGCCAAGGACAAAGCCAAGGGCGCAGTAGGCCGGATGTGA
- a CDS encoding zinc-binding metallopeptidase family protein: MRLFACDHCGQPVHFDNRQCMRCGHQLGFVPELLAMYALEADGPNWRLVAEPTRVVRFCANAELDICNWMVEAGDPEPFCIACRHNRLVPNTDTQPGTDRWRRIGRAERHLFYSLLRWNLPHPDRQQDPQSGLVFDFLEDEVQGGNVVPARTGHEEGLIAIRAAEADDVTREQARTSMNEPYRTLLGHFRHEAGHFIWNRLIRDRNQFDAFRAVFGDERVDYGATLQQHYENGPPPNWQDNFISAYASAHPWEDFAECFAHYLHIVDTLETARSFGLAVDPNGYREMATAVDFNPYWAESAEQLVSAWIPLSVAINAIQRSMGQPDSYPFILSPPVVAKLEYLHGVIRGA, from the coding sequence ATGAGGCTTTTCGCTTGTGACCATTGTGGCCAACCGGTGCATTTTGATAACCGGCAATGCATGCGCTGCGGCCACCAGCTCGGCTTTGTTCCAGAGCTTCTTGCAATGTATGCGCTGGAGGCTGATGGGCCGAATTGGCGCTTGGTCGCCGAGCCGACACGTGTTGTCCGCTTCTGTGCCAACGCCGAACTCGATATCTGCAATTGGATGGTCGAAGCCGGAGATCCCGAACCTTTCTGCATTGCTTGTCGCCATAACCGGCTAGTGCCGAATACGGATACACAGCCGGGCACGGATCGCTGGCGACGGATCGGTCGCGCCGAGCGGCATCTGTTCTATTCGCTGCTGCGCTGGAACCTGCCGCATCCCGATCGCCAACAGGATCCACAGAGTGGGCTGGTCTTCGATTTCCTCGAGGACGAGGTGCAGGGTGGCAATGTCGTGCCGGCGAGAACCGGCCATGAGGAGGGGCTGATTGCCATCCGCGCCGCCGAGGCTGACGATGTCACGCGCGAGCAGGCGCGCACATCGATGAATGAGCCCTATCGTACGTTGCTTGGCCATTTCCGTCATGAGGCTGGCCATTTCATCTGGAACAGGCTGATCCGCGACCGCAACCAGTTCGATGCCTTTCGTGCTGTCTTTGGCGATGAGCGGGTGGACTACGGCGCAACCCTGCAGCAGCACTATGAGAATGGACCGCCGCCGAACTGGCAGGACAATTTCATCAGCGCCTATGCCAGCGCGCACCCCTGGGAAGATTTCGCCGAATGTTTCGCGCACTACCTTCACATCGTCGATACTCTAGAGACCGCCCGCTCTTTCGGCTTGGCGGTCGATCCCAACGGTTATCGCGAAATGGCAACGGCGGTCGATTTCAATCCCTATTGGGCTGAAAGCGCCGAACAGCTCGTCAGCGCCTGGATTCCCCTGAGCGTCGCGATCAACGCCATCCAGCGCAGCATGGGTCAGCCGGATTCCTATCCCTTCATCCTGTCGCCGCCGGTGGTGGCGAAGCTGGAATATCTACATGGAGTAATTAGGGGAGCGTAG
- a CDS encoding sensor domain-containing phosphodiesterase, which translates to MTADLTPTPPLTKWSSAILAILTAAMLFFLAGMAHAAEPVKISRDDTALDLTATTEIYTNQGEAFQVSTAAGADGIRRRIEVRSSSPNHQGDWAVFALANVSEEQLERVIVAPHFRLVNSKMFWPDLGSQRIIAITPSEGFALDRQPSDEADVFRITLNPGAVVTFVAELSSPNLPQLYLWEPNAYKDTVNAFTLYRGIVLGIAGLLAVFLTILFVVKGTSMLPATAALAWAVLGYICVDFGFLGKLISITSSDQRIWRACAEVALASSLVIFLFTYLNLNRWHAHLGYVTLAWVLGLALLFGVAIYDPSIAAGIARLSLALTATAGLLLIIYLGFSRYDRAILLVPAWALILVWLFGAWMTITGKLDNDIIQPALGGGLVLIVLLIGFTVMQHAFAGGAFQQGLFSDLERQSLALTGSGDTVWDWDVARDRVVTTPDISMKLGLSPGTMHGAARNWLPRLHPDDRDRFRATLDVLLEHRRGRLNHEFRIRAEDGHFHWLSIRARPVLGSNGEIIRCVGTIVDITEQKNSIERLLHDALHDNLTGLPNRQVFIDRLQAVLTLAPEGNQLRPTVMVIDIDRYKLVNDTLGVAAGDNILIALTRRLRRLMKPQDTLARLSGDQFGLILVSERDPAKVADFADAISKAIMVPINFANREIILTASIGLTSWVDQQESATGLLSDAELAMYRAKRAGGNRVEPFQPAFRSFGTDRLQLETDLRRAVERKELSLVYQPIVRLEDAEIAGFEALMRWEHPKRGNIPPSEFIPIAEASDIIGPLGMFAMEQATNDLMAWQRQTGDLPLFVSINLSSVQLLNNELYDDVRALLAKTHCEPNRIKLELTESQVMENPEQARLVLGKLREAGIGLALDDFGTGYSSLSYLTRFPFDTIKLDKAMVRDESDKKAVLLRSVISMARELNMRVVAEGIESEEDALELAKMGCAYGQSFIFGPPMGSDSVIRLLKERFPLTKRA; encoded by the coding sequence ATGACCGCCGATCTCACGCCAACCCCGCCGTTGACCAAATGGTCGTCCGCGATCCTCGCGATCCTCACGGCTGCCATGTTGTTCTTTCTTGCCGGCATGGCGCATGCCGCCGAACCGGTGAAGATTTCGCGCGACGACACCGCGCTGGATCTGACAGCGACGACGGAGATCTACACCAATCAGGGCGAGGCCTTTCAGGTTTCCACCGCCGCCGGCGCCGACGGCATTCGCCGCCGCATCGAGGTGCGGTCCTCATCGCCGAACCATCAGGGCGACTGGGCCGTCTTTGCACTCGCCAATGTCTCGGAAGAACAGCTTGAGCGCGTCATCGTCGCACCTCACTTCCGCCTGGTGAACTCGAAAATGTTCTGGCCGGACCTCGGCTCGCAGCGCATCATCGCGATCACGCCGAGCGAGGGCTTTGCCCTCGACCGGCAGCCAAGCGACGAGGCCGACGTCTTCCGCATCACGCTGAACCCCGGCGCGGTCGTCACCTTTGTCGCCGAACTCTCCTCGCCGAATCTGCCGCAGCTCTATCTTTGGGAGCCGAACGCTTACAAAGACACTGTCAACGCCTTCACACTCTATCGCGGCATCGTGCTCGGCATCGCCGGTCTGCTGGCGGTATTCCTGACCATTCTCTTCGTCGTCAAGGGCACCTCGATGTTGCCGGCGACGGCAGCGCTTGCCTGGGCAGTGCTCGGCTATATCTGCGTCGATTTCGGTTTCCTCGGCAAACTCATCAGCATCACCTCCAGCGATCAGCGAATATGGCGCGCCTGTGCGGAGGTAGCGCTCGCGTCGAGCCTGGTGATCTTCCTGTTCACCTATCTGAACCTCAATCGATGGCATGCGCATCTGGGCTACGTGACACTTGCCTGGGTGCTCGGTCTCGCCCTGCTTTTCGGCGTGGCGATCTACGACCCATCCATCGCCGCCGGTATCGCACGGCTGTCGCTGGCGCTGACGGCGACGGCGGGTCTGCTGCTCATCATCTATCTCGGCTTCAGCCGCTATGACCGCGCCATTCTGCTGGTACCCGCCTGGGCGCTGATCCTGGTCTGGCTGTTCGGCGCCTGGATGACGATAACGGGTAAGCTCGACAATGACATCATCCAGCCGGCGCTCGGCGGCGGCCTCGTTCTGATCGTGCTGCTGATCGGTTTCACGGTGATGCAGCATGCTTTCGCGGGCGGCGCATTCCAGCAGGGCCTGTTCTCCGATCTCGAGCGGCAATCCCTGGCGCTTACCGGTTCCGGCGACACCGTTTGGGACTGGGACGTGGCGCGCGACCGTGTGGTGACGACCCCGGATATCTCGATGAAGCTCGGCCTGTCGCCCGGCACCATGCATGGTGCGGCTCGCAACTGGCTGCCGCGGCTGCATCCCGACGATCGCGACCGCTTCCGCGCAACACTCGACGTGCTGCTCGAACACCGCCGCGGCCGGCTGAACCATGAATTCCGCATCCGCGCCGAAGACGGGCATTTCCACTGGCTGTCGATCCGCGCCCGCCCGGTGCTCGGCTCGAACGGCGAGATCATCCGCTGCGTCGGCACCATCGTCGACATCACGGAGCAGAAGAATTCGATCGAGCGGCTGCTACACGACGCGCTGCACGACAATCTGACCGGTCTGCCCAATCGCCAAGTTTTCATAGACCGCCTGCAGGCCGTTCTCACTTTGGCGCCTGAAGGCAACCAGCTGCGTCCGACGGTGATGGTGATCGATATCGACCGCTACAAGCTGGTCAACGATACGCTCGGTGTCGCCGCTGGCGACAATATCCTGATCGCGCTTACACGCCGTCTTCGTCGGCTGATGAAGCCGCAAGACACGCTGGCGCGGCTCTCCGGCGACCAGTTCGGCCTGATCCTGGTTTCAGAACGCGACCCGGCAAAGGTCGCTGATTTCGCCGATGCGATCAGCAAGGCGATCATGGTGCCGATCAATTTCGCCAATCGCGAAATCATCCTGACTGCTTCGATCGGGCTGACGTCCTGGGTCGACCAGCAGGAGAGTGCCACCGGTCTGCTGAGTGACGCCGAGCTTGCCATGTATCGCGCCAAGCGTGCCGGCGGCAATCGCGTCGAGCCTTTCCAGCCTGCATTCCGCAGCTTCGGCACCGACCGTCTGCAGCTTGAAACGGACCTTCGCCGTGCCGTCGAGCGCAAGGAATTGTCGCTGGTCTACCAGCCGATCGTTCGACTGGAAGACGCCGAAATCGCCGGCTTCGAGGCGCTGATGCGCTGGGAGCATCCGAAACGCGGCAATATCCCGCCGTCGGAATTCATACCGATCGCCGAAGCCTCGGATATTATCGGCCCGCTTGGCATGTTCGCAATGGAACAGGCGACCAACGACCTGATGGCCTGGCAGCGCCAGACCGGCGACCTGCCGCTCTTTGTTTCCATCAACCTGTCCAGCGTGCAGCTCCTCAACAACGAGCTCTACGATGATGTCCGCGCTTTGCTCGCCAAAACTCATTGCGAACCGAACCGCATCAAGCTCGAATTGACCGAATCGCAGGTAATGGAGAACCCGGAACAGGCCCGCCTCGTGCTCGGCAAGCTGCGCGAAGCCGGCATCGGCCTAGCGCTCGACGACTTCGGCACCGGCTATTCATCGCTCTCCTACCTCACCCGTTTCCCCTTCGACACGATCAAGCTCGACAAGGCGATGGTGCGTGACGAAAGCGACAAGAAAGCCGTGCTTTTGCGTTCCGTGATCTCCATGGCGCGCGAACTCAATATGCGCGTCGTCGCCGAAGGCATCGAATCGGAAGAGGATGCGCTCGAACTCGCCAAGATGGGCTGCGCCTACGGCCAGAGCTTCATCTTCGGCCCGCCGATGGGATCGGACTCGGTCATCCGGCTGTTGAAGGAACGCTTTCCGCTGACGAAGCGCGCCTAG
- a CDS encoding GNAT family N-acetyltransferase → MQKSVFRFLSRHPDAVELENATYLLRLPRYSDFNQWHRLRAESRRFLEPWEPTWRHDELTEGAYRARVIRGKQEYSSGQAIPLFIFLKENMTLLGGITIGYIRRGAAQSCMIGYWMGERHSGQGHMFAALQLVIPYIFSGLELHRIEAACIPDNERSMRLLEKAGFQREGHLRGYLKINGQWRDHVMFSRLASDADLSRKSDQQ, encoded by the coding sequence ATGCAAAAATCGGTCTTTCGGTTTCTGTCACGTCATCCGGACGCGGTCGAACTCGAAAACGCGACCTATTTGCTGCGGCTGCCGCGTTACTCCGATTTCAATCAATGGCACCGGCTGCGGGCCGAAAGCCGACGCTTCCTGGAACCCTGGGAGCCGACCTGGCGCCATGACGAACTGACCGAGGGCGCCTATCGAGCCCGCGTCATCCGTGGCAAACAGGAATACAGCTCCGGCCAGGCCATCCCACTTTTTATTTTTCTTAAAGAGAATATGACTTTGCTCGGCGGCATCACGATCGGCTACATCCGCCGCGGCGCCGCGCAAAGCTGCATGATCGGCTATTGGATGGGCGAGCGGCACTCAGGCCAGGGCCATATGTTCGCCGCACTTCAGTTGGTTATACCCTACATCTTTTCGGGACTTGAGTTGCACCGTATTGAAGCAGCCTGTATTCCGGATAATGAGCGTAGCATGCGGCTTTTGGAAAAGGCCGGTTTCCAACGGGAAGGTCATTTGCGCGGTTATCTTAAAATCAACGGTCAGTGGCGTGATCACGTGATGTTTTCCCGGTTGGCGTCCGACGCCGACCTGAGCAGAAAATCCGACCAGCAATGA
- a CDS encoding M16 family metallopeptidase — protein MTVECTRLASGLTVATQTMPHLESVALGVWIKSGSRNETEAEHGIAHLLEHMAFKGTARRTARQIAEEIENVGGEVNAATSTETTSYYARVLKDHVPLAVDILADILTESAFDEDELQREKQVILQEINAANDTPDDVVFDKFSEVAYRGQTLGRAILGTPETVVSFSPDQIRGYLSRNYTTDRMFVVAAGAVDHESFVRQVEERFSSLPTKPSAPPVIEPARYIGGNIRETRDLMDAQILLGFEGRAYHTRDFYCSQILANILGGGMSSRLFQEVREFRGLCYSVYAFHWGFSDTGIFGIHAATGGENLPELVPVIIDELHKSSHQIEQQEIERARAQIRAQLLMGQESPAARAGQIARQMMLYGRPIPNQEMLERLQGITIDRLTDLAGRLFFDTVPTLSAIGPLEQLAPMEDIITSLSSPTPASKSASG, from the coding sequence ATGACAGTGGAGTGCACCCGGCTTGCGTCCGGGCTGACAGTAGCGACCCAGACGATGCCACACCTCGAAAGCGTGGCACTCGGCGTCTGGATCAAATCGGGTTCGCGTAACGAAACCGAGGCGGAGCACGGCATTGCGCATCTGCTCGAACACATGGCGTTCAAGGGTACGGCGCGTCGCACGGCGCGTCAGATCGCCGAGGAAATCGAGAATGTCGGCGGCGAAGTCAATGCCGCCACTTCTACCGAGACGACCTCCTATTATGCCCGCGTGCTGAAGGACCATGTGCCGCTCGCCGTCGATATCCTCGCCGACATCCTGACTGAATCTGCTTTTGACGAAGACGAGTTGCAGCGCGAAAAGCAGGTCATCCTGCAGGAAATCAACGCCGCGAACGACACGCCCGACGACGTAGTCTTCGACAAATTTTCCGAAGTCGCCTATCGCGGCCAGACGCTCGGCCGGGCGATTCTGGGCACGCCGGAGACTGTCGTTTCCTTTTCGCCCGACCAAATCCGTGGCTATCTCAGCCGCAACTACACAACCGACCGCATGTTCGTGGTGGCCGCCGGCGCCGTTGACCACGAAAGCTTCGTACGCCAGGTCGAAGAGCGCTTCTCCAGCCTGCCGACCAAGCCGTCGGCGCCGCCCGTCATCGAGCCTGCCCGCTATATCGGCGGCAATATCCGCGAGACGCGCGACCTCATGGACGCGCAGATCCTGCTCGGCTTCGAGGGGCGCGCCTACCACACGCGCGACTTCTACTGTTCGCAGATCCTTGCCAACATTCTCGGCGGGGGTATGTCCTCACGGCTGTTCCAGGAAGTGCGCGAGTTCCGCGGCCTCTGCTATTCTGTCTATGCCTTTCATTGGGGCTTTTCCGATACCGGCATTTTCGGCATCCATGCCGCAACTGGCGGCGAGAACCTGCCGGAACTGGTGCCGGTCATCATTGATGAGCTGCACAAATCCTCCCATCAGATCGAGCAGCAGGAAATCGAGCGCGCCCGCGCCCAGATCCGTGCGCAGTTGCTGATGGGACAGGAAAGCCCAGCGGCGCGCGCCGGTCAGATCGCACGGCAAATGATGCTTTACGGCCGGCCGATTCCCAACCAGGAAATGCTGGAACGGTTGCAGGGCATCACCATCGACCGCCTGACGGATCTTGCCGGCCGCCTGTTCTTCGACACGGTGCCGACGCTGTCGGCAATCGGGCCGTTGGAACAGTTGGCGCCGATGGAAGATATCATCACGTCCTTATCATCGCCGACCCCCGCCTCCAAAAGCGCGAGCGGCTAA
- a CDS encoding HAD family hydrolase gives MSNGFDLIIFDCDGVLVDSEIIAAEVESKLLTEAGYPIGVEEMGERFAGMTWQNILFEVEREASIPLSASLLDKSEKLLDLKLASDVKAIPGVPLALSRLPMPRCICSNSSSARIDMMLSKVGYKELFAPHIFSAKDLGADRVKPKPDIFLHGAKQMNVAPANVVVVEDSVHGVQAARAAGMRVIGFTGASHTYPSHADRLTDADAETVIARMADLAGVVMALAEWEGVL, from the coding sequence ATGAGCAATGGCTTCGATCTCATTATCTTCGACTGCGACGGCGTTCTGGTCGATTCGGAAATCATCGCGGCGGAGGTTGAATCCAAGCTCCTGACGGAAGCAGGCTACCCAATCGGTGTCGAAGAAATGGGCGAGCGCTTTGCAGGCATGACCTGGCAGAACATTCTGTTCGAAGTCGAACGCGAGGCGAGCATCCCGCTCTCGGCATCGCTGCTCGACAAATCCGAGAAGCTTCTCGACCTCAAGCTCGCCAGTGACGTCAAAGCTATCCCGGGCGTTCCTCTCGCTCTGTCGCGGCTACCGATGCCGCGCTGCATCTGCTCGAACTCCAGCTCCGCGCGGATCGACATGATGCTCTCCAAGGTCGGCTACAAAGAGCTGTTTGCGCCGCATATCTTCTCCGCCAAGGATCTCGGCGCCGATCGAGTGAAGCCGAAGCCCGATATTTTCCTGCACGGCGCCAAGCAGATGAACGTTGCGCCGGCCAACGTCGTCGTCGTCGAAGATTCGGTCCATGGTGTCCAGGCGGCGCGCGCCGCCGGCATGCGCGTCATCGGCTTTACCGGCGCCTCGCACACCTATCCTTCCCATGCCGACCGGCTGACCGACGCGGACGCGGAAACCGTCATCGCCCGAATGGCCGACCTGGCCGGCGTGGTAATGGCGCTGGCGGAATGGGAAGGCGTTTTGTAA
- a CDS encoding MarR family winged helix-turn-helix transcriptional regulator, whose amino-acid sequence MAPTGITSTQFSLLNFLGRDARMTMNELAAAMLMDRTTLLRAVKPLQQQGLVISAPETEESRRLMLELSPAGRGKIAEAEPFWQAAQEEYESQVGQLHAKSLRSDFFNMTHHG is encoded by the coding sequence ATGGCGCCGACCGGCATAACCAGCACGCAATTTTCCCTGCTGAACTTCCTCGGCCGCGACGCACGCATGACGATGAACGAACTGGCAGCCGCGATGCTAATGGACCGCACGACGCTCCTGCGGGCGGTGAAGCCGCTGCAGCAGCAAGGGTTGGTCATCAGCGCACCCGAAACGGAAGAGAGCCGTCGGTTGATGCTGGAGCTATCGCCGGCCGGGCGAGGCAAGATCGCGGAGGCCGAGCCTTTCTGGCAGGCGGCGCAGGAAGAATATGAGTCGCAGGTCGGCCAATTACATGCCAAAAGCCTGCGCAGCGACTTTTTCAACATGACCCATCACGGCTGA
- a CDS encoding GntR family transcriptional regulator: protein MAKERDDTIASRISRVLADRIIRGEIAPDARLRQDHIAEEFGASHVPVREAFRRLEAQGLAISVPRRGVRVASFDLKEVREVAEMRAALESLALKHAAQHLTPAILDAAEQATREGDAAADVRAWEEANRRFHRLILAPCGMARLLASIDDLHAASARFLFSAWQSGWEKRTDHDHRSILAALRQGRTEEAASILQKHVQWIGRAPVRTPSGTTREAFAIVG from the coding sequence ATGGCCAAAGAGCGCGACGACACGATTGCCAGCCGTATCAGCCGGGTGCTTGCCGATCGCATCATCCGCGGCGAGATCGCGCCCGATGCGCGCCTGCGGCAGGATCACATCGCCGAGGAGTTCGGCGCCAGCCATGTGCCGGTGCGCGAAGCGTTCCGGCGGCTGGAGGCGCAGGGGTTGGCGATCAGCGTGCCCCGCCGCGGCGTCCGTGTCGCTTCCTTCGATCTCAAGGAAGTCCGTGAAGTCGCGGAAATGCGGGCGGCGCTGGAGAGTTTGGCATTGAAACATGCGGCGCAACACCTGACGCCGGCAATCCTCGATGCCGCTGAACAGGCGACGCGGGAAGGGGATGCGGCTGCCGATGTCCGCGCCTGGGAAGAGGCCAATCGCCGCTTCCACCGCCTGATCCTTGCGCCCTGCGGCATGGCGCGGCTCCTCGCATCGATCGATGACCTGCACGCCGCCAGCGCTCGCTTTCTCTTCTCCGCCTGGCAATCCGGCTGGGAAAAACGCACCGATCACGACCATCGATCAATCCTCGCCGCTCTGCGCCAAGGACGGACGGAGGAAGCGGCGTCTATCCTGCAGAAACATGTGCAATGGATCGGCCGGGCACCGGTGCGGACACCCTCGGGCACGACACGCGAAGCTTTTGCGATTGTTGGGTAA
- a CDS encoding ArsR/SmtB family transcription factor, with product MKEGPDIVQIGALIGDPARANMLTALMGGRALTATELAEAGGITLQTASTHLSKLEAGGLLAQRKQGRHRYFALADDGVGKLLESIMGFAATRGHLRHRPGPKEPALRKARICYDHLAGDYGVRMLDSLIAAGAISAVGDGLSLTERGETHLTSIGIDVTGLRSTRRPLCRSCLDWSERRAHLAGSLGKALLSNFFDKGWARRTENSRSILFTSEGERRFLALFPIEADVTNKGLDGADA from the coding sequence ATGAAGGAAGGTCCTGACATAGTGCAGATAGGCGCGCTTATCGGCGATCCGGCACGGGCGAACATGCTCACCGCGCTGATGGGCGGCCGTGCTCTGACGGCAACGGAGCTGGCGGAGGCCGGCGGCATCACGCTGCAGACGGCGAGCACGCATTTATCGAAACTCGAAGCGGGCGGGTTGCTCGCCCAACGCAAACAGGGCCGACACCGTTATTTTGCGCTGGCCGACGACGGTGTCGGCAAGCTGCTCGAAAGTATCATGGGCTTCGCCGCCACGCGAGGGCACCTGCGGCACCGCCCCGGTCCGAAAGAGCCGGCGCTGCGCAAGGCACGCATCTGCTACGACCATCTCGCCGGCGATTACGGTGTGCGCATGCTCGACAGCCTGATTGCGGCCGGCGCCATCTCGGCGGTCGGTGACGGCTTGAGCCTGACGGAACGCGGCGAAACGCACCTCACCTCGATCGGCATAGACGTGACCGGGCTGCGCTCGACACGCCGTCCACTCTGTCGCTCCTGCCTTGACTGGAGCGAACGCCGAGCGCATCTCGCCGGCAGCCTCGGCAAGGCACTGCTTTCCAACTTCTTCGACAAGGGCTGGGCACGGCGAACGGAAAACAGCCGCTCGATCCTGTTCACATCGGAAGGCGAACGCCGGTTTTTGGCGCTGTTCCCTATCGAAGCCGATGTGACGAACAAAGGGCTGGATGGGGCCGACGCTTAA